The Nocardioides panzhihuensis genome has a segment encoding these proteins:
- a CDS encoding MaoC family dehydratase, whose protein sequence is MSKTNPGNFFEDFQVGQVIEHATPRTVTEGDRAAYGSLYPTRFALPSSAAFAASVGLEQHPVEELIGFHIAFGKTVPDVSLNAVANLGYAECRFHQPVVPGDTLSTRSEVIGLKQNSNGRSGVVYVRSTATNQRGEVVIDWARWVMVHKRVSTGSGPLRSDPEGTAAPETVIPELAKAVDAKNLIVPKGLDFSSYDFTAAGEPHRLADYEVGEKIDHVDGVTLTASEHQQATRLWQNTAKVHFNVEARPDGRNLVYGGHIISLARALSFNGLANAQLVAAINAGAHTSPAFAGDTVYAWSEVLDRTVLDSGETDAAGVGALRLRLVATKGRDESMTLRGEDGKYAPGVLLDLDYWTLIPA, encoded by the coding sequence ATGAGCAAGACGAACCCCGGCAACTTCTTCGAGGACTTCCAGGTCGGCCAGGTCATCGAGCACGCCACGCCGCGCACGGTGACCGAGGGCGACCGGGCTGCGTACGGTTCGCTCTACCCGACTCGCTTCGCGTTGCCCTCGAGCGCTGCGTTCGCGGCCTCCGTCGGGCTGGAGCAGCACCCCGTCGAGGAGCTGATCGGCTTCCACATCGCCTTCGGCAAGACCGTCCCGGACGTATCCCTGAACGCCGTCGCCAACCTCGGCTACGCCGAGTGCCGCTTCCACCAGCCGGTGGTGCCGGGCGACACCCTCTCGACGAGGTCCGAGGTCATCGGTCTCAAGCAGAACTCCAACGGCAGGTCCGGCGTCGTCTACGTACGCTCCACCGCCACCAACCAGCGTGGCGAGGTCGTCATCGACTGGGCGCGCTGGGTGATGGTGCACAAGCGGGTCTCGACAGGCTCGGGGCCACTGCGTTCAGACCCCGAGGGAACCGCCGCGCCCGAGACCGTGATCCCGGAGCTGGCGAAGGCGGTCGACGCCAAGAACCTGATCGTGCCCAAGGGCCTGGACTTCTCCTCCTACGACTTCACCGCCGCCGGTGAGCCGCACCGGCTCGCCGACTACGAGGTCGGCGAGAAGATCGACCACGTCGACGGCGTCACCCTGACCGCCTCCGAGCACCAGCAGGCCACCCGTCTGTGGCAGAACACCGCGAAGGTGCACTTCAACGTCGAGGCGCGGCCCGACGGCCGCAACCTCGTCTACGGCGGCCACATCATCTCGCTGGCCCGTGCGCTGTCGTTCAACGGTCTCGCCAACGCTCAGCTCGTCGCCGCGATCAACGCCGGCGCCCACACCTCCCCGGCCTTCGCCGGTGACACCGTCTACGCCTGGTCCGAGGTCCTCGACCGCACTGTGCTTGATTCTGGGGAGACCGACGCCGCAGGTGTCGGCGCCCTGAGGCTGCGCCTGGTAGCCACCAAGGGTCGCGACGAGTCGATGACCCTGCGTGGCGAGGACGGCAAGTACGCGCCCGGGGTGCTGCTCGACCTCGACTACTGGACGCTCATCCCGGCGTAA
- a CDS encoding acyl-CoA dehydrogenase family protein, with protein sequence MGRLAETEGLTDIQEEILKTVRQFVDEKVIPVAQELEHADEYPTDIVEGLKELGIFGLMIPEEYGGLGESLLTYALCVEEIARGWMSVSGVINTHFIVAYMLMQHGTEEQKQKYLPKMATGEVRGAFSMSEPGLGSDVSAVSTKATKQADGSYEITGQKMWLTNGGSSTLVAVLTKTDEGAESVYKNMTTFLVEKTPGFGETAQGVTVPGKIDKMGYKGIDTTEMIFEGHKISADQILGGAPGKGFFQMMDGVEVGRVNVAARACGLAIRGFELGIAYSQQRQTFGKKIAEHQAILFRLAEMGTKVEASHNMMVRAARLKDTGKRMDVEAGMAKMVASEYANEVVEDSFRIHGGYGYSKEYEIERIMREVKFMLIGEGTSDIQKMIIGRSLLKDYKS encoded by the coding sequence ATGGGTCGCCTTGCCGAGACCGAGGGTCTCACCGACATTCAGGAAGAGATCCTGAAGACCGTCCGCCAGTTCGTGGACGAGAAGGTCATCCCGGTGGCCCAGGAGCTGGAGCACGCCGACGAGTACCCGACCGACATCGTGGAGGGGCTCAAGGAGCTGGGCATCTTCGGTCTGATGATCCCGGAGGAGTACGGCGGGCTGGGTGAGTCGCTGCTGACGTACGCGCTGTGCGTCGAGGAGATCGCGCGCGGCTGGATGTCGGTCTCGGGTGTGATCAACACCCACTTCATCGTGGCCTACATGCTGATGCAGCACGGCACCGAGGAGCAGAAGCAGAAGTACCTGCCGAAGATGGCGACCGGTGAGGTACGCGGCGCGTTCTCGATGTCCGAGCCGGGTCTGGGCTCGGACGTGTCCGCGGTGTCGACCAAGGCGACCAAGCAGGCCGACGGGTCGTATGAGATCACCGGTCAGAAGATGTGGCTGACCAACGGTGGCTCCTCCACGCTGGTCGCGGTCCTGACCAAGACCGACGAGGGCGCCGAGAGCGTCTACAAGAACATGACCACCTTCCTGGTGGAGAAGACCCCGGGCTTCGGCGAGACCGCCCAGGGCGTCACGGTGCCCGGCAAGATCGACAAGATGGGCTATAAGGGCATCGACACGACCGAGATGATCTTCGAGGGGCACAAGATCTCGGCCGACCAGATCCTCGGCGGGGCGCCCGGCAAGGGCTTCTTCCAGATGATGGACGGTGTCGAGGTCGGCCGGGTCAACGTCGCCGCCCGCGCCTGTGGCCTCGCGATCCGTGGCTTCGAGCTCGGCATCGCCTACTCCCAGCAGCGCCAGACCTTCGGCAAGAAGATCGCCGAGCACCAAGCCATCCTGTTCCGTCTCGCCGAGATGGGCACCAAGGTCGAGGCCTCCCACAACATGATGGTCCGCGCCGCGCGTCTGAAGGACACCGGCAAGCGGATGGACGTCGAGGCCGGCATGGCCAAGATGGTCGCCTCGGAGTACGCCAACGAGGTCGTCGAGGACTCCTTCCGGATCCACGGCGGCTACGGCTACTCCAAGGAGTACGAGATCGAGCGGATCATGCGCGAGGTCAAGTTCATGCTCATCGGCGAGGGCACCAGCGACATCCAGAAGATGATCATCGGCCGTTCGCTTCTCAAGGACTACAAGAGCTGA
- a CDS encoding magnesium transporter MgtE N-terminal domain-containing protein: protein MSNSPNRVYAARLVGLPIFDPLGEQVGKVRDLVVTVRTDARQPRVLGLVVEVFGRRRIFVPMTRVTSVDSGQVYTTGLLNMRRFQPRSTETLVIGQMFDRQVTIRSTGVTGTVYDVGMEQARNRDWLLSRVAVQEPSKGLRRRGQTHVVEWDDVEGLARRSPTQAATHLVQAIHEMRPADAATMIHELPPERQRQVVAALDDERLAEVLEELPEDDQVAIVRALDSERAADVLEEMSPDDAADLIAELPEETATLLLDLMRPEDAKDVLRLMSYEEDTAGSMMTPEPVIVGPDATIADALALVRNPDLTPAQAALVYVCRPPLETPTGKFLGIAHIQRLLREPPSTLVAGALDDSLEPLRPEDSTEQVAAHLATYNLVAAPVVDENGHLAGAVTVDDLLDHLLPENWRENLARQESATEPRPDTRPDTRPNKVITSEMVRRG, encoded by the coding sequence GTGAGCAACTCGCCCAACCGCGTCTACGCGGCACGCCTGGTCGGCCTTCCGATCTTCGACCCGCTCGGCGAGCAGGTCGGCAAGGTGCGAGATCTCGTGGTCACGGTCCGGACCGACGCTCGGCAGCCGCGCGTGCTGGGCCTGGTCGTCGAGGTCTTCGGGCGTAGGCGCATCTTCGTGCCGATGACCCGGGTGACCAGCGTCGACTCCGGGCAGGTCTACACGACCGGCCTGCTCAACATGCGCCGTTTCCAGCCGCGCTCGACCGAGACTCTGGTGATCGGCCAGATGTTCGACCGGCAGGTCACGATCCGCTCCACCGGGGTGACCGGCACGGTCTACGACGTCGGCATGGAGCAGGCGCGCAACCGAGACTGGCTGCTCTCCCGGGTCGCCGTGCAGGAGCCGTCCAAGGGGCTTCGCCGCCGCGGCCAGACCCACGTGGTCGAGTGGGACGACGTCGAGGGACTGGCCCGCCGCTCCCCCACCCAGGCCGCGACCCACCTGGTCCAGGCGATCCACGAGATGCGTCCGGCCGACGCCGCGACGATGATCCACGAGCTCCCGCCGGAGCGCCAGCGGCAGGTCGTCGCCGCGCTGGACGACGAGCGCCTCGCCGAGGTGCTCGAGGAGCTCCCCGAGGACGACCAGGTCGCCATCGTGCGGGCCCTCGACTCCGAGCGTGCCGCCGACGTGCTCGAGGAGATGTCACCCGACGACGCCGCCGACCTCATCGCCGAGCTTCCCGAGGAGACCGCCACCCTGCTGCTCGACCTGATGCGGCCCGAGGATGCCAAGGACGTCCTCCGGCTGATGTCCTACGAGGAGGACACGGCCGGCTCGATGATGACCCCGGAGCCGGTCATCGTCGGGCCCGACGCGACCATCGCCGACGCGCTCGCCCTGGTCCGCAACCCCGACCTCACCCCGGCCCAGGCCGCTCTGGTCTACGTCTGCCGTCCCCCGCTGGAGACACCGACGGGCAAGTTCCTCGGGATCGCCCACATCCAGCGACTGCTGCGCGAGCCACCCTCGACGCTCGTCGCGGGCGCGCTAGACGACTCGCTGGAGCCGCTACGTCCCGAGGACAGCACCGAGCAGGTCGCGGCCCACCTTGCGACGTACAACCTGGTCGCCGCCCCTGTCGTCGACGAGAACGGTCACCTCGCCGGCGCGGTGACCGTCGACGACCTGCTCGACCACCTGCTTCCGGAGAACTGGCGCGAGAACCTCGCCCGCCAGGAGTCCGCGACCGAGCCTCGACCCGACACCCGGCCCGACACCCGTCCGAACAAGGTGATCACCTCCGAGATGGTGCGCCGTGGCTGA
- a CDS encoding endonuclease/exonuclease/phosphatase family protein yields MRTQPRARSRGGRAAKALLSTGLVIGLLGGALVAVHDSPVPSETDLQAVAYSPPRYRMVQANLRASMGTARFKKDVREIVGTAPDFVTYNEVNGRRTADLEPGRYRVWRKGGDPYRSATAVAWDNDRWAATSKGIHQISNKRGKPADQRLHWGVRYANWVTLENRATGRNVSLVAVHFAPKSKYYGDLVRPSARALNVLVKALAGRGPVMVGGDLNVQYDGSRYPRDIFAAKHLVPTYDVTQQAPVTHGRASTIDYVLARGTARFATGNQRAFGLESDHNAVSVDFSPLPVTSTASSARVRFGPGVVVTDPGMSVAEEQSVLRTVLKAINSAKRGHVVHLATRTLTNGRVVRALKRAETRGVRVRVVTAEKATTAEMRSLQRVLGKDVNEDTWAVPRPRGYGRAGLRATVLLVSRTGATPTLAFSSSTQMSGLAGTGKRSGYVSVSKASYDKMLAPVFSAVGRRS; encoded by the coding sequence ATGCGTACACAACCTCGAGCCAGGTCTCGCGGAGGTCGGGCGGCCAAGGCCCTGCTCTCCACGGGTCTCGTCATCGGTCTCCTCGGCGGGGCGCTCGTCGCCGTGCACGACTCGCCGGTCCCGTCCGAGACGGACCTGCAGGCCGTCGCCTACTCGCCGCCGCGCTATCGGATGGTCCAGGCGAACCTCAGGGCGAGCATGGGGACGGCGAGGTTCAAGAAGGACGTCCGCGAGATCGTCGGAACCGCGCCCGACTTCGTCACCTACAACGAGGTGAACGGTCGGCGGACCGCGGATCTCGAGCCGGGGCGCTACCGCGTGTGGCGCAAGGGCGGCGACCCCTACCGGTCCGCGACGGCGGTGGCCTGGGACAACGACAGATGGGCCGCGACCTCTAAAGGCATCCACCAGATCAGCAACAAGCGCGGCAAGCCCGCCGACCAGCGGCTGCACTGGGGGGTCAGGTACGCCAACTGGGTCACCCTCGAGAACCGGGCGACCGGCCGGAACGTCTCCTTGGTCGCGGTGCACTTCGCGCCCAAGTCCAAGTACTACGGCGACCTGGTCCGTCCCTCCGCCCGCGCGCTGAACGTGCTCGTCAAGGCGTTGGCCGGACGCGGGCCGGTGATGGTCGGCGGTGACCTGAACGTGCAGTACGACGGCTCGCGCTACCCGCGCGACATCTTCGCCGCCAAGCACCTGGTCCCGACCTACGACGTCACGCAGCAGGCGCCGGTCACGCACGGTCGGGCGTCGACGATCGACTACGTGCTCGCCCGCGGGACCGCGCGCTTCGCTACGGGCAACCAGCGCGCCTTCGGGCTCGAGTCGGACCACAACGCGGTCAGCGTCGACTTCTCGCCGCTGCCGGTCACCTCGACGGCGAGCTCCGCCCGGGTCAGGTTCGGGCCGGGTGTCGTGGTCACCGACCCGGGGATGAGCGTCGCCGAGGAGCAGAGCGTGCTGCGTACGGTGCTGAAGGCCATCAACAGCGCCAAGCGCGGTCACGTCGTGCACCTGGCCACCCGTACCCTGACCAACGGCAGGGTCGTCCGGGCGCTGAAACGGGCGGAGACGCGCGGCGTGCGGGTCCGGGTCGTCACCGCGGAGAAGGCCACGACCGCGGAGATGCGATCGCTGCAGCGGGTCCTCGGCAAGGACGTCAACGAGGACACCTGGGCGGTGCCGCGTCCGCGCGGCTATGGCCGCGCCGGCCTGCGAGCGACCGTCCTGCTGGTCAGCCGGACCGGCGCCACCCCGACCCTCGCCTTCAGCTCCAGCACCCAGATGTCGGGCTTGGCCGGCACCGGGAAGCGATCGGGCTACGTGAGCGTCAGCAAGGCGTCGTACGACAAGATGCTCGCGCCGGTCTTCTCAGCTGTCGGACGGCGGAGCTGA
- a CDS encoding SDR family oxidoreductase, whose amino-acid sequence MANRKSLFVSGSAQGIGKAIVEKFAASGWFVGVYDIDADLARDVAASLGTELAIGGALDVTDPDSWKAAIEEFATAAGGRLDLLVNNAGILRAGRLADVDLAKHHQTIEINVNGVINGCHTAYPYLRATPGSGVINVCSASAIYGQPEIASYSASKYAVRGLTEALELEWRKEGIRVQAVWPLWVKTALLDGNVASSHETLGIRLTVEDVADQVWEMAQPRTGLFRLPKVHTAVGFPAKLLSTAADLAPNVLSREVNRFITRA is encoded by the coding sequence ATGGCCAACAGGAAGTCACTCTTCGTCTCCGGTTCCGCACAGGGCATCGGCAAGGCGATCGTCGAGAAGTTCGCGGCGTCGGGCTGGTTCGTCGGTGTCTACGACATCGACGCCGACCTGGCCCGTGACGTCGCCGCGAGCCTGGGGACCGAGCTCGCGATCGGCGGCGCGCTCGACGTCACCGACCCCGACTCCTGGAAGGCGGCGATCGAGGAGTTCGCCACTGCCGCCGGTGGCCGTCTCGACCTGCTGGTCAACAACGCCGGCATCCTGCGTGCCGGCCGCCTGGCCGACGTCGACCTGGCCAAGCACCACCAGACCATCGAGATCAACGTCAACGGCGTGATCAACGGCTGCCACACGGCCTACCCCTACCTGCGGGCCACCCCCGGCTCGGGTGTCATCAACGTCTGCAGCGCGAGCGCGATCTACGGGCAGCCGGAGATCGCCTCCTACAGTGCGTCGAAGTACGCCGTGCGCGGGCTCACCGAGGCGCTGGAGCTGGAGTGGCGCAAGGAGGGCATCCGGGTGCAGGCGGTCTGGCCGCTGTGGGTGAAGACCGCGCTGCTGGACGGCAACGTCGCCTCGTCCCACGAGACCTTGGGCATCCGGCTCACCGTCGAGGACGTGGCCGACCAGGTCTGGGAGATGGCGCAGCCGCGCACGGGGCTGTTCCGGCTGCCGAAGGTGCACACCGCGGTCGGGTTCCCGGCCAAGCTGCTCTCGACCGCCGCAGATCTGGCGCCCAATGTGCTCTCCCGCGAGGTCAACCGGTTCATCACCCGGGCGTGA
- a CDS encoding histidine phosphatase family protein, with protein sequence MALFLVRHGTTEWSLNGRHTSHTDLPLLPEGEESALALAPRLKEQTYAAVLTSPRQRALRTAELAGFPDATVTEDLVEWDYGDYEGITTPEIHRTDPGWSLWTSVTPRGEPAASVQERLARVATAARERDGDTLVFSHGHSLCALAAVWLGLPVSEGRLFRLDTATVSMLDTHHDQPVVKHWNT encoded by the coding sequence ATGGCCCTCTTCCTCGTCAGGCACGGCACCACCGAGTGGTCGCTCAACGGTCGGCACACCTCCCACACAGACCTCCCTCTCCTGCCCGAAGGTGAGGAGAGCGCCCTGGCGCTGGCGCCGAGGCTGAAGGAGCAGACGTACGCCGCGGTGCTGACCTCGCCGCGACAGCGGGCCCTGCGTACGGCTGAGCTCGCGGGCTTCCCCGACGCCACCGTCACCGAGGACCTGGTCGAGTGGGACTACGGCGACTACGAGGGCATCACCACCCCGGAGATCCACCGGACCGATCCCGGCTGGAGCCTGTGGACCTCGGTCACGCCCAGGGGAGAGCCCGCGGCCTCCGTCCAGGAGCGGCTGGCTCGCGTCGCCACGGCTGCCCGCGAGCGCGACGGCGACACCCTGGTCTTCTCCCACGGGCACTCGCTGTGTGCGTTGGCGGCGGTGTGGCTGGGCCTACCGGTGAGCGAGGGACGGCTCTTCAGGCTGGACACCGCGACCGTCTCGATGCTCGACACCCACCACGACCAACCCGTGGTGAAGCATTGGAATACATAG
- a CDS encoding glycosyltransferase family 2 protein yields MSSSWSLRRRRSLADEARETAATATPPLVAVLTIARDEGEMLTRWVDHYGRAAGHENLIVFDDGSTDGSTDDLGCTVQRLPGFRKGSFESGRMGLASGVAHGLLGVYDVVIFTDVDEFLVPDPARYAGLSDYLSRRPDQVIAPLALNIVHHTAVEGPMISGKPIVGQRAFAQFAPLMCKPSVKRVPAAWTNASHGIEAPYVPDAGLFMLHMKFADVDLLRRQADRRNQLAKSVGRGKGSSWGRSGDDLADLLTKATASVGTDLEVFDPTSVLTAKLVREDGGVHRAVGPGHIDNLRNQPLLRIPERLHGIV; encoded by the coding sequence TTGTCAAGCAGTTGGAGCCTGCGCCGACGGCGCAGTCTCGCCGATGAGGCACGCGAGACCGCGGCCACGGCTACGCCGCCGCTGGTCGCGGTGCTCACGATCGCCCGCGACGAGGGCGAGATGCTCACCCGCTGGGTCGACCACTACGGCCGAGCCGCGGGTCACGAGAACCTGATCGTCTTCGACGACGGTTCGACCGACGGTTCCACCGACGACCTCGGATGCACGGTCCAGCGCCTGCCAGGCTTCCGCAAGGGCAGCTTCGAGTCCGGCCGGATGGGCCTGGCCAGCGGGGTGGCCCACGGCCTGCTCGGCGTCTACGACGTGGTCATCTTCACCGACGTCGACGAGTTCCTCGTCCCCGACCCGGCGAGGTACGCCGGCCTGTCTGACTACCTGTCCAGGCGTCCCGACCAGGTGATCGCTCCCCTCGCCCTCAACATCGTCCACCACACCGCGGTCGAGGGGCCGATGATCAGCGGCAAGCCGATCGTCGGCCAGCGGGCGTTCGCCCAGTTCGCGCCGTTGATGTGCAAGCCGTCGGTCAAACGGGTGCCGGCAGCCTGGACGAACGCCTCCCATGGGATCGAGGCGCCGTACGTTCCCGATGCGGGGCTGTTCATGCTCCACATGAAGTTCGCCGACGTGGACCTGTTGCGACGGCAGGCCGACCGACGCAACCAGCTCGCCAAGTCGGTGGGCCGCGGGAAGGGCAGCTCCTGGGGACGTTCCGGCGACGATCTCGCCGATCTGCTGACCAAGGCGACCGCCTCGGTGGGCACCGATCTCGAGGTGTTCGACCCGACCTCGGTCCTGACGGCCAAGCTGGTCCGCGAGGACGGCGGGGTGCACCGAGCCGTCGGTCCGGGCCACATCGACAACCTCCGCAACCAGCCGCTGCTACGCATCCCGGAACGTCTCCATGGGATCGTCTGA
- a CDS encoding sulfatase-like hydrolase/transferase: MSPSSRPAPLAGSALSRVLRRSRNSIATVAVASTVAVLCGPTSMAEAASLPGRLESGRPSVLMINVDDLAATDIKHMPHVQRLLVQQGTTFTDAVAPTPLCVPARASLLTGKYAHNHKNWSISGTNGGYKSFKGRRNTLPVWMDRAGYRTMFLGKYLNGYGKGPERSSGGEPGWDDWQATIDMSTYNLLSPKFNNNGNVQSPGLYSSVALQNRSVKMIKRAGTNVGGRKPWLLWVNYVAPHAGGPVEASDPKRRYPGRPSLWLENTRPMAADKGRFRGLELPRTPDMFYAGPGQVTAGKPYTAAQKRVMRYVYQQRIEAAQSVDRAVAKTVAHLKSSGQYRRTVIIFSGDNGYTTGHHNRLGKLWESSQASRIPLIIVGPGIPRNKKVGSAVGNPDIATTVAALGRATPGRAQDGVDITRVLASSVKAGKTLHRPIPVAAWPTEGGTASKYRGIRYGRYTYITVTATGVPVLYDRAVDPYETRNLARDPRYAKVVAQLKTLEAKYRSCSGGTCPKTYAATLATPSPDQSR; this comes from the coding sequence ATGAGCCCGTCCTCCCGCCCTGCCCCTCTTGCCGGCAGCGCCCTGAGCCGGGTGCTCCGGCGGAGCCGGAACTCGATCGCCACGGTGGCGGTGGCGAGCACCGTCGCCGTCCTGTGCGGGCCGACCTCCATGGCGGAGGCGGCGTCGCTGCCGGGTCGGTTGGAGTCGGGGCGGCCGAGCGTGCTGATGATCAACGTCGACGACCTCGCGGCCACCGACATCAAGCACATGCCCCACGTGCAGAGGCTGCTGGTCCAGCAGGGGACGACGTTCACCGACGCGGTGGCGCCGACGCCGTTGTGCGTGCCGGCGCGGGCGAGCCTGCTGACCGGCAAGTACGCCCACAACCACAAGAACTGGTCGATCTCGGGGACCAACGGCGGCTACAAAAGTTTCAAGGGGCGTCGGAACACGCTTCCGGTCTGGATGGACAGGGCCGGCTACCGGACGATGTTCCTCGGGAAGTATCTCAACGGCTACGGCAAGGGTCCCGAGCGCAGCTCGGGTGGCGAGCCGGGCTGGGACGACTGGCAGGCGACGATCGACATGTCGACCTACAACCTGCTGAGCCCGAAGTTCAACAACAACGGCAACGTCCAGAGCCCTGGACTCTACAGCTCGGTCGCGCTGCAGAACCGCTCGGTCAAGATGATCAAGAGGGCCGGGACCAACGTCGGTGGCAGGAAGCCATGGCTCCTGTGGGTCAACTACGTGGCGCCGCATGCGGGTGGCCCGGTCGAGGCCAGCGACCCGAAGAGGCGTTATCCCGGCCGGCCCTCGCTGTGGCTGGAGAACACCAGGCCGATGGCCGCGGACAAGGGACGCTTCCGCGGCCTCGAGCTGCCCAGGACTCCGGACATGTTCTACGCCGGACCGGGCCAGGTCACGGCCGGGAAGCCCTACACGGCAGCCCAGAAGCGGGTCATGCGCTACGTCTACCAGCAGCGGATCGAGGCGGCGCAGTCGGTCGACCGGGCGGTCGCCAAGACGGTGGCGCATCTGAAGAGCAGCGGGCAGTACCGGCGTACCGTCATCATCTTCTCCGGAGACAACGGCTACACCACCGGCCATCACAACCGCCTGGGGAAGCTGTGGGAGTCCTCGCAGGCCTCGCGGATCCCGCTGATCATTGTCGGCCCCGGGATCCCGAGGAACAAGAAGGTCGGCTCCGCGGTCGGCAACCCGGACATCGCCACCACGGTCGCCGCGCTCGGGCGGGCGACGCCGGGGCGGGCCCAGGACGGTGTCGACATCACCCGCGTGCTCGCCTCGAGCGTGAAGGCGGGCAAGACGCTCCACCGGCCGATCCCGGTCGCCGCCTGGCCGACCGAGGGTGGCACCGCCAGCAAGTATCGCGGTATCCGCTACGGGCGCTACACCTATATCACCGTCACCGCGACCGGTGTGCCCGTCCTCTACGACCGCGCCGTCGATCCGTACGAGACCCGCAACCTGGCCCGAGACCCGCGCTACGCCAAGGTCGTGGCCCAGCTGAAGACGCTCGAGGCGAAGTACCGCAGCTGCTCGGGCGGCACCTGCCCCAAGACGTACGCAGCCACCCTGGCCACACCGAGCCCCGATCAGTCCCGATGA
- a CDS encoding DUF1003 domain-containing protein: MADTRTARGRLDTPRELRRPLVKRPTLRADAFGSFAEAFARYMGTARFIAWMTIIVLIWVAWNTLAPTEWRFDTFPFIFLTLALSLQASYAAPLILLAQNRQEDRDRAINEQDRRIATQSKADMEFLARETASLRMALGEVATRDYLRSELRLLLEELEERDRLRDDQSPE, encoded by the coding sequence GTGGCTGACACCCGCACCGCTCGCGGCCGCCTCGACACCCCGCGCGAGCTGCGCCGCCCCCTCGTCAAGCGGCCCACCCTCCGGGCCGACGCGTTCGGCTCATTCGCCGAGGCCTTCGCCCGTTACATGGGCACCGCCAGGTTCATCGCCTGGATGACGATCATCGTGCTCATCTGGGTCGCCTGGAACACGCTGGCGCCGACCGAGTGGCGCTTCGACACCTTCCCGTTCATCTTCCTGACCCTCGCGCTGAGCCTGCAGGCCTCGTACGCCGCCCCGCTGATCCTGCTCGCGCAGAACCGCCAGGAAGACCGTGACCGCGCGATCAACGAGCAGGACCGCCGCATCGCCACCCAGTCGAAGGCCGACATGGAGTTCCTCGCCCGCGAGACCGCCTCCCTCCGGATGGCCCTCGGCGAGGTCGCCACCCGCGACTACCTCCGCTCCGAGCTCCGCCTGCTCCTGGAGGAGCTGGAAGAGCGCGACCGGCTCCGGGACGACCAATCGCCTGAGTGA
- a CDS encoding DUF5302 domain-containing protein, protein MANDDLKAKMREALEKKNNHDHAHAESAGTKEKAHGSEVVGGAPKMHRRKAGGGGS, encoded by the coding sequence ATGGCCAACGACGATCTCAAAGCCAAGATGCGCGAAGCGCTGGAGAAGAAGAACAACCACGACCACGCACACGCGGAGAGCGCCGGCACCAAGGAGAAGGCACACGGCTCCGAGGTCGTCGGTGGCGCGCCGAAGATGCACCGCCGCAAGGCCGGTGGCGGCGGCTCCTGA